DNA sequence from the Maridesulfovibrio frigidus DSM 17176 genome:
GCAAAGATTGAACGAGACAACAAAGGAAATCCCTTACGAGTGTACGGAGTAATTCAGGACATTACAGAACTCAAACGGTCACAATCTGATTTGGCTAAGAGTGAAGCCTATTTGCGCAAGGTTGTGACCAAGACTCCACACCCAATGGCTATTTTGAATTCCGCTTATACCGAAGTATTATTTTACAATGATTCTTTTACTAAAACTTTCGGATATACGCTTGATGATGTTCGTACCGCCCAAGAGTGGTGGGAAGCGGCTTACCCAGACCTCGAATATAGGGCCAAAGTAATACAATCATGGATGAGCGTTGTGAAAGAGGCCTCAGAAACAAATCAGGAAATTACTCCGCAGGAATGGCGCATGCGGCGTAAGGATGGAGAGTTCAGGGATGCTGAGTTCACACTTATGCCTTTGGATAAGGAATTTCTCATTTGTGTGACTGATTTGACGGAATATAGAGCGTTGGTGGATTCCTTGAAGAACGCGAAGGAAATGGCCGAGGCTGCGAATCACGCCAAGTCGGAGTTTCTGGCTAACATGAGCCATGAAATACGTACTCCGATTAATGGCATTATGGGTATGCTTCAACTCTTGCAAATGACCACACTTAACGAAACCCAACAAAAATATGCCGCCATTGGAATTGAATCATCCAAACGTTTGACCCGGCTGCTTTCAGATATTCTTGACTTGTCGAGGGTTGAAGCCGGAAAAACTCAGATTCAATCCGCCCCCTTTCAACTTGAGAAAGCTGTCCGGGAAGTTATGCAGTTGTTTTTGCCCAACGCCAATCAAGCCAATGTGGAACTTCGCCTGCATTTTGATTCAGATGTCCCTCCCTGGGTTATGGGCGATAAGGTCCGCTTACAGCAAATATTTACTAACCTGATCGGCAATGCTTTGAAATTTACCCACTCGGGAAGTGTTACAGTAGAGGCTAGTCTTTTGGCTTCTCCGCGACAGGAGTATGCCCGAATTCTGTTTTCAGTTGTGGATACGGGCATGGGCATATCAGAAGAAGTTGCTGAGATCTTGTTTGAACCTTTTACCCAAGGTTCAGAGGACTTTAGACGTGGCCAGCATGGAGCGGGACTTGGGTTGTCTATCTGTAAGCGGCTGATAGGAATGATGGACGGCGGTATTTCAGTGGAGAGTGAATTGGGCAAAGGAGCTTCTTTCTATCTAAGCATACCGTTCATAGTGGCTGAAAGCCAAGCCTCACGCTCTTCGGCCTTGGCAGAAATTGAAAACTTTGATTGTTCAAGTGTGCGAGTTCTCTTGGCGGAAGATGATAGAGTCAGCAGTTTGGCAGGCGCAAGGCTTTTGGAAAATCTCGGTTGCATTGTTAAACCGGTCACAAATGGAGCAGCGGTTATAGATGCGCTGAAAGATGACTCTTTTGATATTGTGTTCATGGATGTCCAAATGCCAATCATGGACGGTATTGAAGCAACACAAGCAATCAGATGCGGGGAAGCCGGTGACGAAACAAAGAATATTCCTATTATAGCGATGACAGCATATGCAATGAGTGGCGATAGGGAGAAATTTATTGATAGTGGCATGAATGATTATATTGCCAAGCCTGTTAGTATTCACAGCTTAAAAGATGGGTTGAAGCGGGTTTTGTATAGAAAGCAATAAGCATCTACCTTAATGCACTTACAATTGGCACATAATATCATCTCCGGGGGAGGATATGAACCACGACAAAGCATACATACTTATTCTGGATGATGACCCAACAAATTTGCATCTGTTGAAAGCGATGTTGGAAATGGAGAGCAATCTTGTTGCAATATGCGCCACCACTGGAGAGGAAGCTCTACAACTTTTTGAGGAGCACGAATATGCTTTAGCCATCCTCGATATGCTCTTACCCGGCATTGATGGGCTAGAGGTTCTTAGGCGTATGCGCGAGAGCGAGATTCTGCGCAAGATCCCCGTTTTATTTGTCACTGCTGTTTATAAGGATTCGGATAGTATTGCTGAAGGATACAAGCTTGGAGCTGCAGATTATATATTCAAGCCTGTAAATATTAATATTCTAATCAGTAAAGTACGGCTTTTTGTAAACCTCTATTTCAACCGAAAGGCTCTTGAAGAAAGCGAGCAGCTCCTAAAAAAACGAAGCATTGAGGCGGATGAAAGCCGCAAGTACTTTCGTTCGTTGTTTGAATATATGCCATCGGGACTTGTCGTATATGAATCATTTAATCAAGGCTCTGATTTTATTATCAAAGATATGAATCCAACCGCAGAAGCATTAGCAAATGTAACTTTTGAAGATGTACGCGGCAAACTGGTCTCCGAGGTATTTCCCAGCATCCTCGAAACAGATCTTATGGATGTATTTTACCGCGTGTGGAAAACGGGTGAAAATGAAGTGTTGCCGCATATCCGGTATATCGGATCCAATGGTGAACGGTTTTACGAGAATAACGTTTATAGACAGCCAAACGGCGAGCTGGTTGCTATTTTCAACGATGTTACTGAGCGAATAAAAGTTAAGCAAAGAATACAAAGGAGTGAAGCTATTCTAGCCTTGACCCAGCATCTTTCAAAGGTGGGCGGCTGGGAATTGGAGCTGGACACCATGAAACTGTATTGGACATATGAAACGTATCGTATCCATGAAGTCGAGCGAGATTTTATACCCAATTTGGATAATGCGCTTGATTTCTATAAGCCGCAACATCAATCAATCATAGCCGAGGCCGTCAAACGTTGTATTGAAGAAGGTGAACCATTTGACCTCGAACTAGAAATTGTGACTGCCAAAGGCCGTAAGTTGTGGGTCAGAGCTCTGGGTGAACCTGTTTATACAAATAGTCGTATCGTCAAGATCGGAGGCGCTTTTCAGGATATAAGTGAACAAAGAGCCAGAATAGAGCAGGAGGAGCAAGCTCGGGAGAAGTATCAGCTATTATATGGATCAATCCGGGATGCAATAATTATTGCCGACATGGATCGCCTTGTCGTCGATATGAACCCGGCTTTCAGTGATTTATTTGGCTACAGTTTAGATGATATCAAGGGTCAAAAAACCTTGGTAGTTTATGAAAACGAATCCGAATTTGAACGAATGGGCGATTTTATAAGGCGAGATGGAAAATCGGGAAAGAGCATCGTTTTTACCATGCGTTTTCGAAAAAAATCAGGAGAGGTGTTCTCGGGAGATACCGCTATCTTTGCTGTTCGTGACGCAAACGGAAGTGTTACAGGTTTTATGGGATTGATCAGGGATATAACAGAACGAAAGGAGCTTGAAAGACAGCTTGCATACGCTCATAAGCTCGAATCCATAGGCCTTCTGGCAGCTGGTGTGGCTCATGAAATAAACACTCCCATTATGTACGTCTCAGGAAATATGAAGTTTCTAAAAGACTCTTTTGGCAGTATTGTCCAATTGCTTGAAAAGCAGAAAGAACTCTATGAATCTGTCAAGAATAATCAAAACGCAACTTCCCTTCTGCCTGACATAGAGAAGGCAATAGAGTCTTCGCAATATGACTACATGCTAGAGGAAATACCTCAGGCAATCTCCGATTCTCAGGAAGGTGTTGATCGTATATCACACATTGTTCAAGCCATGAAAAAGTTTTCTCATCCAGGAATGGAAGCAATAACACTGGTAGACGTCAAGGATGCAATTGAAAACACCATTACAATCGCTAGTAATGAATGGAAATATGACTCCACGGTGGTAACTGACTTTCCAAAAGACATTCCCATGATCGAATGCGTACCCGGAGATTTTAATCAGGCTATTCTCAATGTGCTGGTCAACGCTGCGCATGCCAACTCTGCCATGGCCAAGAAGAATGGAGGAAAGGGAACCATTTCTATATCTGTAGCTACGGATAGGGATTCCCTGAAAATATGCATCAGCGACACGGGTAAGGGTATCTCGTTAGAAGATGAAAATAAAATTTTTGACCCATTTTTCACCACAAAGGAGGTGGGAAAAGGTACGGGGCAGGGGCTTTCCATAACGCACACTATCGTGAAAAAACACGGTGGCACAATTACGTTCAACTCCATAGAAAATAAGGGGACAACCTTTTGCCTTCGGTTTCCCATAAAACAAAAGGCTTGAAACTAAGCTTTTAAGGAATGAACCTGTCGGTTGTGGTATTACCTTTGTTATTGTTTAACATTTGGAACCGTCGCCAAAAGGTCGTATGGTTAGTTTACTCTTTTCCCATATATTTTCCATTCACTAGTTGAAGACCGGCAGGTGAATGCAGACGGCGTTGTTTTCGCAGGCATGGGGTCAGACGGAATGTTTGGACTTGGATATATCAAGGAAAAAGGTGGCTTAACTTTCTTTCAAGTTTCGGAATTCTTCGAATGTCTTCAAGTCAACGGTCAAAATAGTCTTCAGCTATGTTGTATATTCTCCGTTGATTCGAACATATTCCGCAGAAAGATCACATCCCCACACGGTTGCTTCTGAAGTGCCGGTTTGCAGACTCACATTTATTTGGACTTCTTCAGTCATGAGACTTTTTTCAAGTTGAGCTAAATCTATATCTGATAATTTTTTTGGATAAACTTCAACTGCTCCAAAGCGAATAATTGTTTTTTGGGGATTGATATCGATCTCGTCTTCACATTTACCTATTGCCATCGCTATACGGCCCCAATTCGGATCGGCTCCATGAACAGCAGTTTTTACTAAAGGAGAATTGACTATCATTTTGGCTACTTTTTTAGCTTGGCGGTAGTCTCGTGCCTGATCAACATGGACTTCTATTAATTTTGTTGCACCTTCGCCATCCCGTGCAATCTGTTTGACTAAATGTTTAGAAATTTTAAGTAAAGCGGCTTCGAAAGATGTCAAGTCTACAGGTCCAGCCAAACCATTTGCAAGTATGGTTGCTGTATCGCTCGTAGAAGTGTCGGTATCAATGCTGACGCAATTAAATGTTTTATCCATTACGTTTCGAAAGATTAAATCCAGATTTTTTTTATCAATGTCTGCATCCGTAAAAAAGAAAGTTAAAAGTGTCGCCATGTTTGGCTCAATCATGCCGACTCCCTTAGCTATGCCAACCACAACAGCATCACCAATTTGTGTTGACGCGTATTTAGCGAATGTGTCTGTCGTCATTATTCCTTTTGCAGCATCGGGGAAATCGCAAAGAGGGGGGATATTGTTAAGTTCTTGTATAGGACTCAATATTTTATCCATTGGGTAAGGACGTCCTATGACTCCTGTAGAGCCGATAAGAATATCTTCATTGCTCAAGGATAAGGCCTTTGAAACTTCATTTAGAATTGTTTGCGCATTTAATTTTCCTTGCTCCCCATTGGCAACATTTGCATTTTTTGAAATTGCAACGATGGCTTGAGCATGACCATTTTTAACATTTTCTCTACTTAAATTTACGCTAGGGCCAGCAAATCTGCTTTGTGTGAAGACACCAGAGGCACAGCATCTAACCTCCGAATGGATACAAACAAAATCCTTTGTCTCATCTTTAATGCCGATATTCAGCACAATAGTCTGAAATCCTTTTGGAATATATTTTAAAGGCTGAGATTCAAAATTAGACATGGCAAACTCCAATTTAATTTGAAATAGAAGTTGAAACGGTTTACAAAAAATTAGGATACTTAAGTTCTTAACTTTTTATGAAGACTAAAGCTAAATAATGGAATAGCTTTAGATATTTAGCGGATATGATTTATAGACCGTTTATTTATAAAGGGCAATATCGAGTATTGCCTTAAATAATTCTAAAATCACCACTTTGTTTTTCTCTGCTTGCTGCAAGCATTCTATGTATTTCTACTATTCCTTAAAGTTTTTTATTCTGTTTTGTTACTGACAAATAATGCACCTTTCCTTGCGGGGGCTTGGGAAAAAACTTTGAATACGGAGCTACCATTGATAAACTCATTGGTGACGCTCTGCTTATGTCTTCAGAAAAGCGGAAGAATCTTTCACAGCGTTTAAATGAAATAGCTTTGTCTCTGAAGGAGTAAGCTAGTGTTGATTTATTTAGGTTTTTTTCTTCCATAAAAAGATAGTAAATGGTTGTTTTATTATATTGGATGTTATAAATATTAAAATTAATATATAATACATAGAATGTTTGAGCTCATAAATCTGCAGAATTGGTGTTGTTGAACTCTATTAGAAATTTCTCGTTATTGATTTAACTCTGATGATCTTTTCGAGGCATAAAATATGAAATACATTGCAATATGGCTTGTTACAGCTATTTTAATTTTAGCTCCGTCTTTTGCGAATAGCAGTGCTGCAAAGTCTTACCGTGTAATGCGCTATACCGAATCTTTCCCTCCCTACTATTTCGGAGATGGTAGCTCTCAGAAGGGTATTGTTCGAGATATTTTTGATGCTCTTGCGAAAGAAACTGGAGACACATTTGAATTTATCAGTCTTCCCTACAAACGCGCTCTTTATCAATTTGATACAGGTAAAATTGACATAGAACCTATGTCTAATCCTGCTTGGAGGAAGTCTTCATCTGTTCAAGGTGTTTACACTACTCCTTTTGCCGTATCTGAACAGATTATTTTATACGATGTGAAGCATTACTTACCGGTCAGTTTACCGGAAGATCTATTAGGCAAGACAGTGGGAACTGTTACGGGCTATACATATCCAGTATACGGGCCGTATTTTGCTGATGGTCGCATAAATGCTCATCAACTTAAAAACGAAAATAAACTCATTCAGATGTTACTTGCCGGGCGTTTGCAGCAGTCTATCATGAATAAAGATTTTGCCTTGTATAAAATTAAAACTGAGCATCTTAAAGATCAGCTGATTATCAGTAAACCGTGTAATGTGGTGGATATGATGATTCGTTTTCATCCAAGTAAGAAAGAAGCAATTCCCAAGTATAATGAAGCTATTCATAAGCTTTTAAAAGATGGTACTATCAAAAAAATATATGATAATTATCGTTAAGATTTAAGTATTATAAATGAGCGATGTGCTGACTGGTTAAGATTTCGATATATTTCTTTTATATGTATTGAACGCTTTATAAAAACTGAACATTTTAAATTTTTAACCCGGCCAAGGCAGCCAAGACAATCCTTCACGCACTCCTTGCCGCATGGTTTCAATAGAATCTCTGCGGTAGCCGTAAACCCTGATTCCGAAATGGTGCAGCATAATACTGGCTGCCCGCCTTCTGGCAACTGCTTCACTATATTCTTTTTCAAGGTAGCTGCGGTAAAGGGCTTCCACCTCATTCAGTTTGGCAAGAGCAAAATCATAAAGATCATTTTGCTTAGACCCGAATTCGAGCTGCGTTTTGACCAAAAAACAGCTACAGTAATCCCCATTCGCAGATTCCTGAATAAGGTTTTCAAGACGTGTACATATTCCTTCGCCTACACTTCTGGCGTTATCCATCGTTGCACGTATGCTGCTTAGTCCCATCCGAGCGTAGTTTTCCAAAGACTCTTTGTACAAGGCTTCCTTGTTTCCAAAAGAGAGGTAGATTGAACCGGGCTTGAGACCGGTAGCCTTGACCACCTGCTGCATGGAAGCGGCATTAAAACCTTTTTCCCAAAAAAGATGCATTGACTTATCTATGACTTCAGCTCTGTCAAATTGTGCTCTTGCCATATCTTTCCTCGTCTTTTAGTGAAATTATTTGTGAGATTAGTTATTCCCTCTCACCTTGAGTAACCATTCAAAATTGATTTGACTAGTGTTTTGCCTTATTTTTTTTAAGGATAATTCAAGAGAGAGTGGTGCTACGTCCTTTTTACCTGTGCTTTTGTGCTGAGCTAAATTTATCAGGAGCGCTAAATTATGAATAAAAGTGTAAGGATTAACTTATAGATACCGTGTGGCCTTCAGTTGCTTGATAGAAGGCTATACTTTTTTATTGTTGCCGGAATTACTTTATTTTCATTGTAATTCACAATGGAGAGCAAGTTCAAGAGAAACAACAGCGCAATTGGTTTAACTTCTGCCCGAATTGGATCTGCTTGAAAGCACATTACTTAAAACCATAAGAGATTAAGTTGGTGGATTGTAAACAATTTATATCTCGTTAATACAAGTGTTTAAATCATTTTGAATTAACATTCAAAATGTTGTTGACAATTATTGGTCCGCTATCTATTTTGAATGCATGTTCAAAATGGGGTGCTTGTAGATGCCCAATTAAATATAATCACTAGCAATTTAGAAATACGAAAAAGAAATAAGAACCTATTAAAACGGACTAAAAAGAATACTAGAGCTTTGCAGAAAACGTGATCATGGCTGAATTATCAATATATTTTTTACTTATCACTTTAGCGATCATTCAAATAAAAACAATTAAACAGGAGAATATTATGTCCCTTACTAATGAATTGGCAGAACTGAAGGCCCAAGCCCTGAGCATGATTCCAGAAGAAGCAAAAGAAATTATTTTTGCAGATATGGATAAACTAGCCAAATTCGGTCTTGTAGAAGGTGCGCCAAAAGAAGGTGAAAATCTCAAGAATTTCGTACTGCCCAACCAGAATGGAGAAAGTAGAAGTCTTGCTACACTTAGGGAAAACGGCCCAGTGGTGATAACCTTCTACCGTGGCGGATGGTGCCCTTACTGTAACCTCGAGCTACGTGCATATCAGCAAATTCTTTCGCAGATTAAAGCTACCGGGGCAACACTCATTGCAATTACGCCAGAACTTCCAGACGAATCCATGTCCACCATGGAGAAGAACGAACTAGGCTTTGAAGTGCTTACTGACGTGAACTCTCAGTACGGAAAAGATATCGGCATTGTCTTCACCATCTCCGAAGAACTACGCCCTATCTACGCAAGCTTCGGAATTGAACTTGAAAAACATAATGGAGAAGGGCAGTTCGATGTGCCGCTGCCAGCAACATTTGTAATTAATACCGACGGTTCCATTGTTTGCGCTTTTGCATCTGTGGATTACACACAGCGTGCCGACCCGGCTGACGTATTGAAGGTTCTTGTTTCGCTCAATAAATAATAGATTTCAACTTTAGATAGGAATCAAAATGAACAATGACAAATTGAATATACTATGGACTAATGCTGATCCCGTTGCTGCTGAACTTATGCTTATGATGTACTCTACTTATGCTATGAAAAGGAACTGGTGGAAAGAAGTTCGTATTATCATATGGGGATCAACTGCTAAACTTGCTGCGGAGGATGTTCATATTCAAAAACTGATTGCCGAGGCTCAGGAAGCGGGTGTAGAATTCAGTGCTTGTGAGGCCTGTGCAAATCATCTTGGAGTTAAAGAAACCATCCGAAATCTTGGAATCGAAATCAAGTTTTGGGGTGAGCCTTTGACTGAAATCATCAAGAGCAAGGAACATCTAATCACTGTTTAAAAGGAATATCTCATGGCTGAAAAAATTAAAATTAATATTGTTTCGGACGTTACTTGTCCTTGGTGCATCATTGGTTATAAGCGATTGGCAAACGCCATCTCAGAAATGGGAATTGAAGACCGAATTGTAATTGAGTGGGAACCGTTTGAAATTAATCCTAATATGATTCCCGACGGCGAAGAGTTGCATGAACATATGCATAATAAATACGGCACAACAAAAAGTGACAGCATCCAGACGTTTGCGAACATGACCAGCCATGGAGCAGATGTCGGATTCACCTTTGATTTCTTTGAAGGAATGCGCACTGTGAACACGCGTAATGCGCATATTCTTCTTGAATACGCAAAGGATCAAGGCAAACAGGTCGAGCTGAAACTACAATTGTTTGATGCCTTTTTCAGTAACCGTAAAGATGTATCCAACCAGGATGTACTGGCTCAGATTCTTGAAGAAGTTGGCCTCAATGTTGAGGACGCATTACAGAGATTAAGCAATACTGACGCTCTCAAAAAACTACAAACCCGTGAAAGCCACTGGCTAAGTCTTGGCGTAAATTCAGTCCCGACGATGTTTTTTAATGAAAATACTGCCCTTAGCGGTGCGCGTTCTGTTGATACATACAAGCAGGTGTTGACTGATTTGATTGAACAGAAAGGGGTGCGAGCCCTTTTCTAAGACAACGGTCTAAAACAATATAAAACTAGTGATCGCATATTAAAAAAAGTAATGATTACTTCATAATGTGACGACTCAAAAAGAAGGCGAGCACGTCGAAGAACAGACAGCCTGACAATTGTAAATCCATCAAAACGATAATCGTTGGAAACACAAAAAAACAAAGCCTCGCTTTCAATTGGAAGCGAGGCTTTTGATATGTGGTCTAGAAGAAATATGAAGACGGGGATATTGAAATGGTGGTGTAATATTACGGGATGGTGGATTTTTATTTTGTGTGGAAATTGGGGGGGGCTCGTGTGTCTGTTTAAATTTAATTTGTTGCGAAAATTAATATTCGCATGTTGGGCCGATATTGTGTCCAATATTATTAGGAAAAATTAACTTTTAGAAATAATGTGACCAATCATTTTTCATTAGCGTCTATAGATATAGACAGTATATTTCTTAAATTAAAAGGAAGTGTCATAATACATGAGCATTGAGAGTGAAATGTCTGTGGTGAAAAAAGTCTTGAACGGTGACGTTCAAGTTTTTGAAATTCTTGTGCTCAAATATCAATCTCCAATTTATAATCTGATGTTTAGACTCTTCCGCGATGAAAATGAAGCAGAGGATATTGCGCAAGAGGCTTTTCTAAAGGCTTTTAAAAAACTGAATAAATTCCATGGTGGGCGTTTTTTTTCATGGCTCTATGTTCTCAGTCTGAATGTCGCCCGTGACCGTTTACGTAGTAATAAAAAAAGTGATGATCTTTTTTATATCCCGGAAAATATAGCCGACTACCCCGATATGAATAATGAAATTACGGAAATGGAAAAAATGAGAGATGCAGGAAAACTGTATGCACTCATCGAAACTCTCCCTTTAGGCTACAGCGAACCTCTTCTCTTGCGATTCAGAGAGGATCTGTCCCTCAAAGAAGTGGCGGAACTAACAGGATTAAGCCTGAGTGGAACCAAGATGCGCATTCACAGGGGGCTTGCGATGCTCAGGAAAAGACTGGAGGAACTAAATGACTAATAAGAACGAAAAGTTGAATGCAGAAGACTTGAAGCTTGCAGCTGAACTAAAGAAAATGGAAGTAAGGAAAGTCCCATACGCATTTTCCCGGTCAGTTATGGATTCGGTGCATAAAGCTAATAAGCCGTTGTGGAAAATAGTTATTTGTTGGCTAAATTCCCCCTTCAATCTGCGGCTGACACCGTTAAGAATGGCTTTGGGGACGGCTTTGCTTGTGATGGTTTTCTTTTTAGTTCCTAAAGTGGATACGGGACACATGGTTGAAGATCATTCTGTTCCCGTGCGCTTTGAATTTGCATCACATTCAGACTCAATAAAGCATGTTTCAGTTATGGGCTCTTTTAACGGCTGGTCAACCGAATCTTCCCGTATGCGTTATGATAATGGAAGAGGAATCTGGGTATATGAAACCAGTTTGCCGCCCGGTGATCATGAGTATGTTTTTCTTGTCAATGGAGTAGAAGTTGTTCCTGATCCACAAGCTGATTTTTCGAGAAAAGATGATTTTGGAAGTGTTAATTCAATAAAGTTTGTGAGAAGTGGCGAATATGAAATATAACAACCTCTCATTTGCTTGCTTGCTGCTAGTGCTGTTTTGTTTTGCTTTTCCTCACATTTCTCATGCGGTCGGGCTTGAAGATGCAGTTGAGCGCGTTTCTGTTTGTACCGATGGAGAGAAATCCGTCAATAGGCTCCTTGCCGCTGTTCTGGATTCAAGAATCAGTGCAGAAGAAGCCGAGTCTATACTTGGTGTTATGATTGATGTTTGTGAACGGGGATATCCTGCGGACATATTTTTCGGAAAACTGGATGAGGGGATGGGTAAACGAGTTCGCGGCCCTCTAATACTGGCTGCCTTGCAGCGCATGCATGGCAACTTTTT
Encoded proteins:
- a CDS encoding chemotaxis protein CheB, with the translated sequence MFHSLVEDRQVNADGVVFAGMGSDGMFGLGYIKEKGGLTFFQVSEFFECLQVNGQNSLQLCCIFSVDSNIFRRKITSPHGCF
- a CDS encoding peroxiredoxin-like family protein, with protein sequence MSLTNELAELKAQALSMIPEEAKEIIFADMDKLAKFGLVEGAPKEGENLKNFVLPNQNGESRSLATLRENGPVVITFYRGGWCPYCNLELRAYQQILSQIKATGATLIAITPELPDESMSTMEKNELGFEVLTDVNSQYGKDIGIVFTISEELRPIYASFGIELEKHNGEGQFDVPLPATFVINTDGSIVCAFASVDYTQRADPADVLKVLVSLNK
- a CDS encoding DsrE family protein, yielding MNNDKLNILWTNADPVAAELMLMMYSTYAMKRNWWKEVRIIIWGSTAKLAAEDVHIQKLIAEAQEAGVEFSACEACANHLGVKETIRNLGIEIKFWGEPLTEIIKSKEHLITV
- the argJ gene encoding bifunctional glutamate N-acetyltransferase/amino-acid acetyltransferase ArgJ, whose translation is MSNFESQPLKYIPKGFQTIVLNIGIKDETKDFVCIHSEVRCCASGVFTQSRFAGPSVNLSRENVKNGHAQAIVAISKNANVANGEQGKLNAQTILNEVSKALSLSNEDILIGSTGVIGRPYPMDKILSPIQELNNIPPLCDFPDAAKGIMTTDTFAKYASTQIGDAVVVGIAKGVGMIEPNMATLLTFFFTDADIDKKNLDLIFRNVMDKTFNCVSIDTDTSTSDTATILANGLAGPVDLTSFEAALLKISKHLVKQIARDGEGATKLIEVHVDQARDYRQAKKVAKMIVNSPLVKTAVHGADPNWGRIAMAIGKCEDEIDINPQKTIIRFGAVEVYPKKLSDIDLAQLEKSLMTEEVQINVSLQTGTSEATVWGCDLSAEYVRINGEYTT
- a CDS encoding TetR/AcrR family transcriptional regulator; this encodes MARAQFDRAEVIDKSMHLFWEKGFNAASMQQVVKATGLKPGSIYLSFGNKEALYKESLENYARMGLSSIRATMDNARSVGEGICTRLENLIQESANGDYCSCFLVKTQLEFGSKQNDLYDFALAKLNEVEALYRSYLEKEYSEAVARRRAASIMLHHFGIRVYGYRRDSIETMRQGVREGLSWLPWPG
- a CDS encoding RNA polymerase sigma factor, with the protein product MSIESEMSVVKKVLNGDVQVFEILVLKYQSPIYNLMFRLFRDENEAEDIAQEAFLKAFKKLNKFHGGRFFSWLYVLSLNVARDRLRSNKKSDDLFYIPENIADYPDMNNEITEMEKMRDAGKLYALIETLPLGYSEPLLLRFREDLSLKEVAELTGLSLSGTKMRIHRGLAMLRKRLEELND
- a CDS encoding PAS domain S-box protein encodes the protein MNHDKAYILILDDDPTNLHLLKAMLEMESNLVAICATTGEEALQLFEEHEYALAILDMLLPGIDGLEVLRRMRESEILRKIPVLFVTAVYKDSDSIAEGYKLGAADYIFKPVNINILISKVRLFVNLYFNRKALEESEQLLKKRSIEADESRKYFRSLFEYMPSGLVVYESFNQGSDFIIKDMNPTAEALANVTFEDVRGKLVSEVFPSILETDLMDVFYRVWKTGENEVLPHIRYIGSNGERFYENNVYRQPNGELVAIFNDVTERIKVKQRIQRSEAILALTQHLSKVGGWELELDTMKLYWTYETYRIHEVERDFIPNLDNALDFYKPQHQSIIAEAVKRCIEEGEPFDLELEIVTAKGRKLWVRALGEPVYTNSRIVKIGGAFQDISEQRARIEQEEQAREKYQLLYGSIRDAIIIADMDRLVVDMNPAFSDLFGYSLDDIKGQKTLVVYENESEFERMGDFIRRDGKSGKSIVFTMRFRKKSGEVFSGDTAIFAVRDANGSVTGFMGLIRDITERKELERQLAYAHKLESIGLLAAGVAHEINTPIMYVSGNMKFLKDSFGSIVQLLEKQKELYESVKNNQNATSLLPDIEKAIESSQYDYMLEEIPQAISDSQEGVDRISHIVQAMKKFSHPGMEAITLVDVKDAIENTITIASNEWKYDSTVVTDFPKDIPMIECVPGDFNQAILNVLVNAAHANSAMAKKNGGKGTISISVATDRDSLKICISDTGKGISLEDENKIFDPFFTTKEVGKGTGQGLSITHTIVKKHGGTITFNSIENKGTTFCLRFPIKQKA
- a CDS encoding DsbA family oxidoreductase, with protein sequence MAEKIKINIVSDVTCPWCIIGYKRLANAISEMGIEDRIVIEWEPFEINPNMIPDGEELHEHMHNKYGTTKSDSIQTFANMTSHGADVGFTFDFFEGMRTVNTRNAHILLEYAKDQGKQVELKLQLFDAFFSNRKDVSNQDVLAQILEEVGLNVEDALQRLSNTDALKKLQTRESHWLSLGVNSVPTMFFNENTALSGARSVDTYKQVLTDLIEQKGVRALF
- a CDS encoding substrate-binding periplasmic protein; this translates as MKYIAIWLVTAILILAPSFANSSAAKSYRVMRYTESFPPYYFGDGSSQKGIVRDIFDALAKETGDTFEFISLPYKRALYQFDTGKIDIEPMSNPAWRKSSSVQGVYTTPFAVSEQIILYDVKHYLPVSLPEDLLGKTVGTVTGYTYPVYGPYFADGRINAHQLKNENKLIQMLLAGRLQQSIMNKDFALYKIKTEHLKDQLIISKPCNVVDMMIRFHPSKKEAIPKYNEAIHKLLKDGTIKKIYDNYR